In Blastocatellia bacterium, a single window of DNA contains:
- the glmM gene encoding phosphoglucosamine mutase — protein sequence MVVHNSSRQDAADRQPLFGTDGIRGVAGIYPLDERTIFACGFSLVEILRKQLQRPPRLLIGRDTRESGPWIETVCSQGVLAAGGCVSSAGIITTPGVAYLTRTNGFDAGIVVSASHNVYHDNGIKIFSSAGTKLDDQTEKALEEAILCSRPMPMRAEKPGSLPPLLWADEHLRDEYVRFLVEEVGRGVDLSGWRVALDCAQGAAYEIAPAVFRRLGADVRAMGIEPTGRNINLDCGSLHPERLQQLVRDSGCDLGIAFDGDADRALFVGREGEIFDGDCVLFVLAHYLDNRQQLRGRIVVGTEMTNAGLEQALVRRHIRLVRTRVGDRYVLEKLMELDASLGGEPSGHIILSDVSLAGDGLITALAVLRVMIETGADLPGLLQGFERYPQKLINVPVQAKPPLETIPEVVATVERLRRELGARGRIVLRYSGTENLARVMVEADEDAKANFFAEQLADVLRRHLGDNRPSTQAEVSPEEVNTDVTTEGRG from the coding sequence ATGGTCGTCCATAACAGTAGTCGCCAGGATGCAGCCGACCGTCAGCCGTTGTTCGGGACGGATGGAATTCGGGGCGTTGCCGGAATTTATCCTCTGGATGAGCGGACCATTTTCGCCTGTGGTTTTTCTCTGGTCGAGATTCTCCGGAAGCAGCTTCAGCGGCCGCCGCGTCTGCTCATCGGACGTGACACGCGCGAGTCCGGTCCCTGGATCGAGACTGTTTGTTCGCAAGGCGTGCTGGCGGCCGGGGGATGCGTCAGCTCGGCCGGCATCATCACCACACCGGGAGTAGCCTATCTCACCCGCACCAATGGCTTCGATGCCGGCATCGTGGTTTCGGCCTCGCACAACGTTTACCACGATAACGGGATCAAGATTTTTTCCTCCGCCGGAACCAAACTCGACGATCAGACGGAAAAAGCCCTCGAAGAAGCCATCCTTTGCAGCAGGCCGATGCCGATGCGAGCGGAGAAACCAGGCTCGCTGCCTCCTTTGCTCTGGGCCGATGAGCACCTGCGTGATGAGTACGTTCGGTTTCTCGTCGAGGAGGTCGGGCGGGGTGTTGACCTCTCCGGTTGGCGTGTTGCCCTTGATTGTGCCCAGGGAGCGGCTTACGAGATTGCGCCAGCGGTTTTTCGTCGCCTCGGAGCAGATGTCCGGGCAATGGGGATCGAGCCCACCGGTCGGAATATTAACCTCGACTGTGGATCGCTTCATCCCGAGCGATTACAACAGCTCGTTCGGGACAGCGGTTGCGATCTCGGTATCGCCTTTGATGGGGATGCGGATCGGGCACTCTTTGTCGGGCGAGAGGGCGAAATTTTCGATGGGGATTGCGTGCTCTTTGTCCTGGCCCACTATCTGGACAATCGGCAGCAATTGAGAGGCCGGATTGTCGTGGGAACCGAGATGACCAACGCGGGCCTGGAACAGGCTCTGGTCCGTCGCCACATCCGGCTCGTTCGCACACGGGTGGGGGATCGGTACGTTCTGGAAAAGCTCATGGAGCTTGATGCCTCGCTGGGGGGAGAGCCGTCAGGACACATCATTCTGTCCGATGTGAGCCTCGCCGGAGATGGATTGATCACCGCGCTCGCCGTGTTGCGGGTGATGATCGAAACGGGCGCGGATTTACCTGGACTCCTCCAGGGGTTCGAGCGCTATCCCCAGAAGCTCATTAACGTTCCCGTTCAAGCAAAGCCACCGCTGGAGACGATTCCCGAGGTTGTGGCGACCGTCGAGCGGCTGCGGCGGGAACTTGGCGCGCGCGGGCGCATTGTGCTCCGCTACTCCGGGACAGAAAATCTCGCCCGCGTCATGGTCGAAGCGGACGAAGACGCGAAGGCGAATTTTTTCGCCGAGCAATTGGCCGATGTCCTCCGCCGTCATCTCGGAGACAATCGCCCCTCAACGCAGGCCGAGGTATCGCCCGAAGAGGTGAACACAGACGTCACCACGGAGGGACGCGGATGA
- a CDS encoding nucleotidyltransferase domain-containing protein, which yields MSGDDTRRKQAQAAAETCIRVLKERFGARQVYVFGSLAGQSPWHSRSDIDLAVEGLAPEQYISALSALWELLPEGLELDLITLEDAPPELVERIKGGMNMPEDPKEALKLEITDELRNLGRIVEESKWLLQKLPTEPTFIEISAAGKLVHDFYNGVERIFERIAVRLGPGLPVGPGWHTLLLRSMESDVEGIRPAVINHELALRLVDYLRFRHLFRHSYGYELEWDKLQPLVQRLEETLTRLREQIAHFFETLQPGSH from the coding sequence ATGAGCGGCGATGACACACGACGCAAGCAGGCACAAGCCGCTGCCGAAACTTGCATACGGGTTTTGAAAGAGCGATTCGGGGCTCGGCAGGTCTACGTCTTCGGCTCGCTTGCCGGGCAGAGCCCCTGGCACAGCCGTTCTGATATTGATCTGGCCGTGGAGGGGCTCGCGCCGGAGCAGTATATCTCGGCGCTCTCGGCTCTCTGGGAACTCTTGCCGGAGGGGTTGGAGCTGGACCTCATCACCCTCGAAGACGCCCCACCCGAGTTGGTGGAACGGATCAAAGGAGGGATGAACATGCCCGAAGATCCGAAAGAAGCACTCAAACTAGAGATCACCGATGAATTGAGGAACCTCGGTCGAATCGTTGAAGAATCAAAGTGGCTTTTACAAAAGCTGCCGACAGAGCCGACGTTCATTGAAATCAGCGCGGCCGGTAAACTGGTTCACGACTTCTATAACGGCGTGGAGCGCATCTTCGAGCGCATCGCCGTGCGCCTGGGGCCTGGCCTTCCTGTCGGACCGGGTTGGCACACGCTGTTACTGCGATCCATGGAGTCAGACGTGGAAGGGATTCGTCCGGCCGTGATCAATCACGAGTTGGCCCTGCGATTGGTGGACTATCTGCGCTTCCGCCACTTGTTCCGCCATAGCTACGGCTATGAACTTGAATGGGACAAACTCCAGCCATTGGTCCAAAGACTTGAGGAAACACTCACCCGACTGCGTGAGCAAATTGCGCATTTCTTCGAAACACTCCAGCCGGGATCTCACTGA
- a CDS encoding acyl-CoA dehydrogenase family protein → MEKERILSPTTWLRSFLGPLPSPDVLHDYEQWWEAEGKAISAAVDRLGTPWVRSFDRYGRRVDEILYPPDYRKMLLQGYRAGAVWRAFEEKRLLPCYLLGYITAFYDAGLYCPYTVSLATAVAVFKYGDEALRQRFLPLLLGRDETVWQGATWMTEAGGGSDLGTRVETTARPDGDRWLLTGEKFFASNAGAELAVVAARPEGAPRTVRGLALFLVPRFRQDGALNYTLRRLKDKIGTRSVPTGEIELCQSEGFLLGRQEEGIYLILEVLNISRVANCIGSVALAQRALADALTFAEKRTAFGRAIVEHPLLQRQFLDRMEELHAAFALAWEAVRLLDEVWLERPPYSDRYHHFRLLTHLAKYWTAEVAVQMAKWAMEVHGGAGVLAEHGVERWLRDAMILPIWEGTPHRQILDGWEVMQRKGAHHLLLESLSATAEPDALKEITHRIEAHRRLPPHEQEAMAEPLFRDLALLAARTLRRRGFTLSDGTLHPRHDDRLLSENPGN, encoded by the coding sequence ATGGAAAAGGAACGAATTCTTTCGCCCACTACCTGGCTGAGGTCATTCCTCGGTCCGCTTCCCTCACCCGATGTCCTGCACGATTATGAGCAGTGGTGGGAGGCGGAAGGGAAAGCCATCTCGGCGGCGGTTGACCGTCTCGGCACCCCTTGGGTGCGCAGTTTTGACCGCTACGGCCGTCGAGTGGATGAAATTCTCTATCCTCCGGATTACCGAAAGATGCTCCTTCAGGGATACCGCGCCGGAGCCGTCTGGCGAGCGTTCGAGGAGAAGCGCCTGCTGCCGTGTTATCTCCTGGGCTATATTACGGCGTTTTACGACGCCGGTTTGTATTGTCCCTACACCGTGTCGCTGGCCACGGCTGTGGCGGTGTTCAAATACGGCGATGAAGCTCTCCGACAGCGATTCCTTCCGTTGCTGCTAGGGCGGGATGAAACCGTCTGGCAGGGAGCTACCTGGATGACCGAAGCCGGGGGAGGATCGGATCTCGGAACGAGGGTGGAAACAACGGCCCGACCGGATGGGGACCGATGGCTCCTGACAGGAGAGAAATTCTTCGCCAGTAATGCCGGTGCGGAACTGGCCGTTGTGGCAGCGCGTCCCGAAGGAGCGCCTCGTACCGTTCGGGGGCTGGCTCTCTTTCTCGTTCCCCGCTTTCGTCAGGATGGCGCTCTCAATTACACTCTCCGCCGGTTGAAGGACAAGATCGGCACGCGCTCTGTGCCCACAGGCGAGATCGAACTGTGCCAGAGCGAAGGATTTCTTCTTGGCCGACAAGAGGAGGGCATCTACCTCATCCTCGAAGTCCTCAACATCTCCCGCGTGGCCAATTGCATCGGGAGCGTAGCCCTGGCTCAGCGTGCGCTGGCCGATGCCCTCACATTCGCTGAGAAGCGCACGGCCTTCGGTCGAGCAATTGTCGAACACCCTCTGTTGCAGCGGCAGTTCCTCGACCGAATGGAGGAACTTCACGCGGCCTTTGCTCTGGCCTGGGAGGCCGTCCGGCTTCTGGATGAAGTGTGGCTGGAGCGCCCTCCCTACAGCGATCGCTATCACCACTTCCGCCTTCTCACGCATCTGGCCAAGTACTGGACCGCTGAAGTCGCCGTGCAGATGGCGAAATGGGCCATGGAAGTCCACGGAGGAGCGGGCGTCCTCGCTGAACACGGCGTGGAACGGTGGTTGCGCGACGCCATGATTTTGCCGATCTGGGAAGGCACGCCGCATCGCCAAATCCTCGATGGATGGGAAGTCATGCAGCGAAAGGGAGCGCATCATCTCCTGCTCGAGAGCCTGAGCGCGACAGCCGAACCCGATGCCCTTAAGGAAATCACCCATCGGATCGAGGCGCACCGTCGCCTTCCCCCACATGAACAGGAAGCAATGGCCGAACCTCTTTTCCGGGACCTCGCACTTTTGGCGGCGCGCACGCTTCGGCGGCGTGGTTTCACCCTCTCCGATGGAACCTTACATCCCCGCCATGACGATCGCCTTTTGTCCGAAAATCCCGGAAATTAA
- a CDS encoding lysophospholipid acyltransferase family protein, whose amino-acid sequence MARLRAWAMILLFAIGVVVVAPPLLLLFLFIRRKAIIFGPVRLFFRVGLWLVGVRVRVEGLEHLDPQKSYLFLSNHQSMLDILVLLVHLPRTPAFLIKKELFRLPIFNPGLYWIDCVPVDRSHRERAIESVHRAAAALRRGIDFVAYPEGTRTRTGQLQPFKKGPFYMAVEAGVPIVPVTVAGAFALMPKGPIRCRPGTIRLVFHPPVPVEGYTAENLDDLIARVRQAIASALDEAHANARA is encoded by the coding sequence ATGGCTCGTCTGCGTGCCTGGGCCATGATCCTGCTCTTTGCCATCGGCGTTGTGGTCGTCGCGCCCCCGCTGCTGCTGCTTTTTTTGTTCATCCGTCGCAAGGCGATTATCTTCGGTCCCGTGCGATTGTTTTTCCGAGTTGGGCTGTGGCTTGTCGGCGTGCGCGTCCGGGTGGAAGGGCTCGAACATCTTGATCCCCAGAAGTCGTACCTGTTTCTCTCCAATCATCAAAGTATGCTCGACATTCTCGTGCTTCTAGTCCATCTTCCCCGGACGCCAGCGTTTCTCATCAAGAAGGAATTGTTTCGATTGCCGATCTTCAATCCGGGGCTGTACTGGATTGACTGCGTTCCGGTGGATCGGTCCCATCGGGAGCGGGCCATCGAGAGCGTGCATCGGGCGGCAGCGGCACTCCGGCGCGGAATTGATTTCGTCGCCTATCCCGAAGGCACGCGCACGCGCACGGGTCAGCTCCAGCCCTTCAAGAAGGGACCGTTCTACATGGCAGTTGAAGCCGGCGTGCCGATTGTTCCCGTCACCGTGGCTGGAGCCTTCGCATTGATGCCGAAAGGACCGATTCGTTGTCGTCCCGGGACGATCCGTCTGGTCTTTCATCCCCCGGTCCCGGTCGAAGGCTATACTGCTGAAAACCTCGATGATCTCATCGCCCGCGTGCGTCAGGCCATCGCCTCGGCGCTCGATGAAGCGCACGCGAATGCCCGGGCGTGA
- the folD gene encoding bifunctional methylenetetrahydrofolate dehydrogenase/methenyltetrahydrofolate cyclohydrolase FolD translates to MVAQKLDGAAIANQIRDELRAEIEALVRMGIRPGLAAVLDGNNPGSQLYVNSKIKACNELGIYSEKHTLAPDVTTDDLVRFVQELNARDEIDGILVQLPLPKTIDTQRVLNAIDPAKDVDGLHPMNLARLVRNQETFEPCTPAGIIELLVRYGIEIEGKRAVVIGRSEIVGKPMALMLLHRNATVTICHSRTRDLPAVCREADILVAAIGRAGLVTSEYVKPGAVVVDVGQNKLTDRADVERLFGADEKKLAQFDARGFVLVGDVHPQEVASVAGYLTPVPGGVGPLTIIMLMRNTVKAARLRRARARTVQSTEAH, encoded by the coding sequence ATGGTAGCACAAAAGCTCGATGGCGCAGCAATCGCCAATCAGATTCGTGATGAGCTGCGAGCAGAAATTGAGGCACTCGTCCGGATGGGAATTCGTCCCGGCCTGGCAGCCGTGCTCGATGGGAACAATCCCGGCTCGCAGCTTTATGTCAACAGCAAGATCAAAGCCTGTAACGAACTGGGCATTTATTCGGAAAAACATACGCTTGCTCCCGACGTGACGACCGACGATCTCGTGCGGTTTGTGCAGGAGCTGAACGCTCGCGACGAGATTGATGGAATTCTCGTACAGCTCCCGCTGCCTAAAACGATTGATACGCAGCGGGTATTAAACGCCATTGATCCGGCCAAAGATGTGGATGGACTTCATCCCATGAATCTCGCGCGACTGGTGCGCAATCAAGAGACGTTCGAGCCCTGCACGCCCGCCGGGATCATCGAACTGCTGGTTCGATACGGAATTGAGATCGAGGGGAAACGCGCCGTCGTCATCGGACGGAGCGAGATCGTGGGCAAGCCGATGGCGCTCATGCTGCTGCATCGAAATGCGACGGTGACGATCTGCCATTCCCGGACGCGCGATCTGCCCGCCGTCTGCCGCGAGGCCGACATTCTCGTCGCCGCCATCGGTCGGGCCGGGCTGGTCACGTCCGAGTACGTGAAGCCGGGGGCCGTGGTCGTGGATGTCGGCCAGAATAAGCTGACGGACCGAGCCGACGTGGAACGCTTGTTCGGTGCGGACGAAAAGAAATTGGCTCAGTTCGATGCGCGGGGATTTGTTCTGGTTGGGGATGTGCATCCGCAGGAGGTGGCATCGGTCGCCGGATACCTCACGCCGGTTCCGGGCGGCGTCGGTCCGCTCACGATCATCATGCTCATGAGAAACACCGTGAAGGCCGCGCGGCTCCGACGCGCGCGTGCCCGGACGGTTCAGTCAACCGAGGCGCACTGA
- a CDS encoding HD domain-containing protein, with the protein MPTRDEAYALLTEYTTSESLIKHALAVETVMRAFARRYGEDEETWGIIGLLHDYDYERYPDPPDHPLKGAEILRARGYPEEIVRAILGHADYTGVPRDTLAAKVLYAVDELTGFIVACTLVRPSRSLDDLPVASVKKKLKDKAFARSVDRQIVYRGAEELGMSLDDLIAFIISALQPIGEKIGLNRLPPTEPTPAGEQQ; encoded by the coding sequence ATGCCGACGCGGGATGAAGCCTATGCGCTTTTGACCGAATACACCACAAGCGAGAGTTTGATCAAACACGCCCTCGCGGTGGAGACCGTGATGCGGGCCTTCGCCCGCCGCTATGGAGAGGACGAAGAGACGTGGGGCATCATCGGGCTGTTGCACGACTACGATTACGAACGCTATCCAGATCCCCCCGATCATCCGCTGAAAGGAGCCGAAATCCTGCGAGCCCGGGGCTATCCCGAGGAGATCGTTCGAGCAATTCTCGGTCACGCCGATTATACGGGAGTACCCCGCGATACCCTGGCGGCGAAAGTCCTCTATGCCGTGGATGAGTTGACCGGGTTCATTGTCGCCTGTACGCTGGTCCGACCGTCGCGCAGTCTGGATGATCTGCCCGTGGCTTCGGTGAAGAAGAAGCTCAAAGATAAGGCGTTTGCTCGCAGTGTGGACCGGCAGATTGTCTATCGAGGCGCGGAGGAGCTGGGGATGTCGCTCGATGATCTGATTGCCTTCATCATTTCGGCTCTTCAGCCGATTGGCGAGAAGATCGGACTGAATCGGCTGCCCCCGACCGAGCCGACACCCGCGGGAGAGCAACAGTGA
- the pdxA gene encoding 4-hydroxythreonine-4-phosphate dehydrogenase PdxA, with protein MRRPAIGITMGDAAGIGPEIILKALSDTTVYEHCRPCVIGDARILERAETIVRTGGRVRRIRDLSQASFEAGIVDCLDLDLLTNDLPFGRVCAAAGEAAFQYLKCAVELARTRQIDAIVTAPVNKEALHAAGHRYPGQTEILATLTGTTNYALMMAAPTLKVILVTLHVGLADALRLIEPGRVYAVIELAHATLRRAGCTEPRIAVCGVNPHAGEKGLFGHREEEEKIIPAIERARRSGIRVSGPWPADSVFARAHRGEFDVVVAMYHDQGLAPIKTVAWEEAVNITVGLPIVRTSVGHGTAYDIAGRGTASARNLQAALRYAIEMSRGEDGHSGCTRRRDDADAG; from the coding sequence ATGAGGCGACCGGCGATCGGAATCACAATGGGGGATGCGGCGGGCATCGGGCCCGAAATTATCCTGAAGGCCCTGAGCGATACGACGGTCTATGAGCACTGTCGTCCCTGCGTCATCGGAGATGCTCGGATTCTGGAGCGGGCGGAAACGATTGTGCGCACCGGAGGACGTGTGCGCCGCATCCGGGACCTGTCGCAGGCGAGCTTTGAGGCCGGCATCGTAGATTGCCTCGACCTTGATCTCCTGACCAACGATCTTCCCTTCGGGCGCGTCTGTGCTGCCGCTGGAGAAGCGGCGTTTCAGTACCTCAAATGTGCGGTCGAACTCGCTCGGACGCGACAGATTGACGCCATCGTGACGGCTCCAGTCAACAAGGAAGCGCTTCATGCGGCGGGCCATCGCTATCCGGGACAGACGGAGATTCTCGCCACACTAACCGGGACAACCAATTACGCCCTGATGATGGCCGCTCCTACGTTGAAGGTCATTCTCGTCACGCTCCATGTGGGGCTGGCTGATGCCCTTCGGTTGATCGAGCCCGGTCGCGTCTACGCGGTGATCGAATTGGCTCACGCGACGTTGCGGCGCGCCGGATGCACTGAGCCGCGCATCGCCGTCTGCGGGGTGAATCCTCATGCCGGCGAAAAGGGATTGTTCGGTCACCGTGAAGAAGAAGAAAAGATCATCCCGGCCATCGAGCGGGCCCGACGAAGCGGAATTCGCGTATCGGGGCCGTGGCCGGCCGATTCGGTCTTCGCCCGTGCCCATCGAGGGGAGTTTGACGTCGTCGTGGCCATGTATCATGATCAGGGGCTCGCCCCGATCAAGACGGTGGCATGGGAGGAGGCTGTGAACATCACCGTGGGCCTGCCCATTGTTCGCACGAGCGTGGGTCACGGTACGGCCTACGACATCGCGGGTCGCGGCACGGCCAGTGCGCGGAATTTGCAGGCGGCCCTTCGTTATGCCATTGAGATGAGCAGGGGAGAAGACGGACACTCCGGTTGCACGAGGAGGAGGGACGATGCCGACGCGGGATGA
- a CDS encoding aminotransferase class III-fold pyridoxal phosphate-dependent enzyme — MEQAEGCLLGELADECFPPRFTTEQARQWACKFYALCGEVRPLPGERDQNFYLRTSDGREFVLKISNATETEGVLDLQRRALEHLALRAPSLALQKVIPTVTGESFAVVADEDGRRHFLRLLTYVPGRLWAEVAPHRRKLLQSLGRVLATVDAALWDFVHPAADRTLRWDLRQAGWILDSLSHIASVERRRLVERFLRQFDEYAAPLLPHLRMSVIYNDANDYNVLVGKGDGDDDRVIGVIDFGDLVRTYTVNEVAVAAAYAIMGKPDPVAAVCDIVAGYHSIFPLTEVEVEVLYWLIGLRLCMSVTNSAIQRTRQPDNPYLFVSERPAWALLEKFVEISPSLAHYAVRQACGWSACPTAPRIVGWLRDNAERVGPLIEPSREPREVTALDLSVDSGELETPEDLFDPVALQQGGIECQKEARVVVARHNEVRPLGGRREYEVETNDGPEWRTVHLGLDIFMDAGTIVCAPLDGIVHSFGVAMSPLGHGPTIILEHRAGDEGLPFFTLYGRLSADSLDGLQQGQPVRRGQILGRIGRRDENGGQPPHLHFQIICDLLGHRGDFPGFVLPSQRELWLRLCPDPSLIVKWAAALPKTERMSREQILQRRQRYFSSALSLAYRQPLQIVRGWRQYLFDENGRAYLDCVNNVAHVGHSHPRVVRAAQRQMAVLNTNTRYLHENLVRYAERLCATLPEPLRICFFVNSGSEANELALRLARAHTGGRDIIVIDGAYHGNTSGLIDISPYKFNGPGGSGAPPHVHVVATPDTYRGPYKRDDPRAGQAYARQIGEAVARIRERGGRLAAFIGESLMSCAGQIVLPDGYLAEAYRLVREAGGVCIADEVQVGLGRVGSHFWGFQTQGVIPDIVTMGKPMGNGFPLGAVVTTPEIVASFETGMEYFNTFGGNPVACAVGLAVLDVLAEEQLMAHALAVGDYLCALLSELKTRHPIIGDVRGKGLFIGVELVRDPVTLEPARAEAAYVINRAKELGVLLSTDGPSANVLKIKPPLVFTREDAERLVATLDRVLAEGEARLR, encoded by the coding sequence ATGGAGCAGGCCGAAGGATGCCTGCTCGGCGAGCTTGCTGACGAGTGTTTTCCACCTCGGTTCACCACGGAGCAGGCGCGCCAATGGGCTTGCAAATTTTACGCCCTTTGTGGTGAGGTCCGCCCGTTGCCCGGCGAGCGGGATCAGAATTTTTACCTTCGGACGTCGGATGGTCGGGAGTTCGTACTCAAGATTTCCAACGCAACAGAAACTGAGGGTGTTCTCGACCTCCAGCGCCGAGCCTTAGAGCATCTGGCTCTGCGGGCTCCTTCGCTCGCCCTTCAAAAGGTCATTCCGACGGTCACCGGTGAGAGCTTCGCCGTTGTCGCCGACGAGGACGGGCGACGACACTTCCTTCGTCTGCTGACCTATGTGCCGGGCCGATTGTGGGCGGAGGTGGCTCCTCATCGTCGGAAGTTACTCCAGAGTTTGGGGCGGGTGCTGGCCACCGTAGATGCGGCCTTGTGGGATTTCGTGCATCCGGCGGCCGATCGCACGTTGCGATGGGACCTGCGCCAGGCGGGTTGGATTTTGGACTCTCTGTCGCACATCGCATCGGTCGAGAGACGACGGCTGGTCGAGCGATTTCTCCGGCAGTTCGACGAGTATGCCGCGCCGCTGCTGCCTCACTTGCGGATGAGCGTCATTTACAACGACGCCAACGATTACAATGTCCTTGTCGGCAAGGGCGACGGGGATGACGACCGGGTCATTGGCGTGATTGATTTCGGCGATCTCGTCCGCACCTACACCGTCAACGAAGTGGCCGTCGCTGCGGCCTACGCCATCATGGGGAAGCCGGATCCGGTGGCGGCAGTCTGTGATATTGTAGCGGGCTATCACAGCATCTTCCCCCTCACGGAAGTCGAGGTTGAAGTCCTTTACTGGTTGATCGGATTGAGGCTCTGTATGAGCGTCACCAATTCGGCCATCCAACGGACGCGGCAACCGGACAATCCCTACCTGTTCGTCAGCGAGCGACCGGCGTGGGCGCTGCTGGAGAAGTTCGTCGAGATTTCTCCCTCGTTGGCTCACTACGCTGTCCGTCAGGCCTGTGGATGGTCGGCCTGTCCGACGGCGCCACGAATTGTTGGCTGGCTCCGGGACAATGCCGAGAGAGTGGGACCGTTGATCGAGCCGAGCCGTGAGCCGCGCGAGGTCACCGCTCTCGATCTCAGCGTTGACAGCGGCGAGCTGGAGACGCCGGAGGATCTCTTCGATCCGGTCGCGCTACAGCAAGGAGGGATTGAGTGCCAGAAGGAGGCCCGCGTGGTGGTGGCCCGACATAACGAAGTGCGGCCACTCGGTGGGCGTCGAGAATACGAGGTGGAAACCAATGACGGACCGGAGTGGCGCACCGTGCATCTCGGCCTCGACATCTTCATGGATGCCGGAACGATTGTGTGCGCTCCCCTGGATGGGATCGTTCACAGTTTTGGTGTTGCGATGTCGCCGCTCGGTCATGGGCCGACAATTATTCTTGAACATCGCGCGGGTGATGAAGGGCTCCCCTTTTTCACCCTCTACGGTCGCTTGAGCGCCGATTCCCTGGATGGACTGCAGCAGGGACAGCCCGTGCGTCGCGGCCAGATCCTCGGTCGGATCGGTCGCCGTGACGAGAACGGCGGTCAGCCGCCACATCTGCATTTTCAGATCATCTGCGATCTGCTCGGACACCGGGGCGATTTTCCCGGCTTCGTTTTGCCGAGTCAGCGGGAGCTGTGGTTGAGACTCTGTCCCGATCCGTCTCTCATCGTCAAATGGGCAGCGGCACTGCCGAAGACCGAGCGGATGAGCCGCGAGCAGATTCTCCAGCGGCGGCAACGATATTTCAGTTCAGCGTTGAGCCTCGCCTATCGTCAGCCGCTACAGATTGTGCGCGGTTGGAGGCAGTATCTTTTTGATGAAAACGGCCGGGCCTATCTCGATTGCGTCAACAATGTCGCTCATGTGGGGCACAGCCACCCGCGCGTCGTCCGAGCCGCCCAGAGGCAGATGGCCGTTCTCAATACGAACACGCGCTATTTGCATGAGAATCTCGTGCGCTATGCCGAGCGGTTGTGCGCAACGCTGCCGGAGCCGCTCCGCATCTGCTTTTTCGTTAATTCGGGCAGCGAGGCCAATGAACTGGCGTTGCGGCTGGCGCGAGCGCACACGGGAGGCCGCGACATCATCGTCATTGACGGAGCTTATCATGGGAACACGAGCGGATTGATTGACATCAGCCCCTACAAGTTCAACGGTCCGGGGGGCAGCGGCGCTCCGCCTCACGTTCATGTCGTGGCCACGCCCGATACCTATCGGGGTCCCTACAAACGGGACGATCCGCGCGCCGGTCAGGCCTATGCGCGACAGATCGGCGAGGCCGTCGCGCGCATCCGTGAGCGGGGAGGAAGACTGGCCGCGTTCATCGGGGAATCGCTCATGAGCTGCGCCGGACAGATCGTTCTCCCGGATGGCTATCTGGCAGAAGCCTATCGTCTCGTGCGGGAGGCCGGTGGTGTCTGCATCGCCGATGAGGTGCAGGTGGGACTGGGGCGCGTCGGGAGTCATTTCTGGGGCTTCCAGACGCAGGGCGTTATTCCCGACATCGTCACAATGGGCAAGCCGATGGGGAATGGCTTCCCCTTGGGTGCCGTCGTCACGACGCCCGAGATCGTGGCGTCGTTTGAAACCGGCATGGAATACTTCAACACCTTCGGCGGAAATCCCGTGGCCTGCGCCGTCGGTCTGGCCGTGCTTGACGTTCTCGCCGAGGAGCAGTTGATGGCGCATGCCCTGGCCGTCGGCGACTACCTGTGCGCGCTTCTGTCGGAGTTGAAGACTCGCCATCCGATCATTGGAGATGTGCGGGGCAAAGGCCTTTTCATCGGAGTGGAACTCGTGCGCGATCCCGTGACGCTTGAGCCGGCGCGAGCGGAAGCGGCGTACGTCATCAACCGGGCAAAAGAGCTGGGAGTTTTACTGAGCACGGATGGTCCCTCGGCCAACGTGTTGAAGATCAAGCCGCCGCTCGTCTTCACCCGGGAGGATGCCGAACGCCTCGTGGCGACGCTGGATCGGGTGCTGGCTGAAGGAGAAGCTCGTCTGAGGTGA